From a single Sorghum bicolor cultivar BTx623 chromosome 5, Sorghum_bicolor_NCBIv3, whole genome shotgun sequence genomic region:
- the LOC110435678 gene encoding scarecrow-like protein 14, with protein MAMAAAPEDGEPEPFSPSVFLDLPPTPRVEGDDDDPPLLTDDLVLPYISRMLMEEDMDDDRFFYHYPDHPALLQAQQPFADILSGSGSGSANGSGTTFTPSSPSSSSSYVNVVVPAFATATWPYDPLELTQRLTAGAAQEAGSQFFQSTDKGSQSRHVQNRVSMEDMINQAFLKGMEEANKLLPGTSSSSSNKDGALLFGETNHGHGNSRGRRKNRRHDDFLEEGGETGRKSKLMAPEPEETGEMVDKMVIDGYNLCVNKMKTLSITTPTTKEVNNKNSSNLSTLLIHCAEAVSMDDHATAAQLLAQIKKLSSPRGDANQRLASCFAEGLEARLAGTGSTLYSSLVAKRSTSVTEFLKAYQLYLAVSCFKMTAYRFSNMTISKAIAGKKKLHIVDYGVLYGCQWPNLLHYLANRRGGPPEVRMTCIDLPEPGFRPTARVDETGRRLSKFARQCGLPFKFHGIAAKWETVRADDLDIDADEVLVVNSINKFENLMDEAGIDDDIHRPSPRDVVLRNIRKMMRPPAAAADVFIHSVVNCSYATPFFVARFREALFHYSAMFDMLDATVSRDSDLRVAVERDLVGWCALNVVACEGADRVERPETYRQWQARNRKAGLRQLPFFPNAEKILREKMRNEYHKDFVIDVENNWLLQGWKGRILYAMSTWAAADDNTISSEL; from the coding sequence ATGGCCATGGCCGCCGCGCCGGAGGACGGCGAACCGGAGCCCTTCTCCCCGTCTGTGTTCCTCGACCTGCCACCGACTCCCCGCGTCGAAGGGGATGACGACGACCCGCCGTTGTTGACGGACGACCTGGTGCTCCCCTACATCTCGCGCATGCTCATGGAGGAGGACATGGACGACGACAGGTTCTTCTACCACTACCCCGACCACCCGGCGCTGCTCCAGGCCCAACAGCCCTTTGCCGACATCctctccggctccggctccggctccgccaACGGGAGCGGTACGACCTTCACGCCATCATCGCCATCTTCGTCCTCCTCCTATGTCAACGTCGTCGTCCCCGCGTTCGCCACCGCCACCTGGCCCTACGATCCGCTCGAGCTCACCCAGCGGCTCACGGCCGGTGCTGCTCAAGAAGCAGGATCCCAATTCTTTCAGAGCACGGACAAAGGCAGTCAGAGTCGTCATGTCCAGAACAGAGTGAGCATGGAGGACATGATCAATCAGGCCTTCCTCAAGGGCATGGAAGAGGCCAACAAGTTGTTGCCTGGCACcagcagcagtagcagcaaCAAGGATGGAGCGTTACTGTTCGGAGAAACTAATCATGGTCATGGTAATAGCAGAGGCCGCCGCAAGAACAGGCGGCATGATGACTTCTTGGAGGAGGGGGGCGAGACGGGCAGGAAGAGCAAGCTGATGGCGCCGGAGCCGGAGGAGACCGGCGAGATGGtcgacaagatggtcatcgacGGGTACAACCTGTGTGTAAACAAAATGAAGACCCTGAGCATCACTACGCCCACCACCAAGGAGGTTAATAATAAGAACAGCAGCAACCTCAGTACGCTGCTCATCCACTGCGCGGAGGCGGTGTCCATGGACGACCATGCCACGGCAGCCCAGCTGCTCGCGCAGATCAAGAAGCTGTCGTCGCCGAGAGGGGACGCGAACCAGAGGCTGGCGTCCTGCTTCGCCGAGGGGCTGGAGGCACGGCTAGCCGGGACGGGGAGCACGCTGTACAGTTCGCTGGTGGCGAAGCGCAGCACCTCCGTGACGGAGTTCCTCAAGGCGTACCAGCTCTACCTGGCCGTCTCCTGCTTCAAGATGACAGCCTACAGGTTCTCCAACATGACCATCAGCAAGGCCATCGCCGGCAAGAAGAAGCTGCACATCGTCGACTACGGCGTGCTCTACGGCTGCCAGTGGCCGAATCTGCTGCACTACCTGGCGAACCGGAGAGGCGGGCCGCCGGAGGTGAGGATGACCTGCATCGACCTCCCCGAGCCCGGGTTTCGCCCAACCGCGCGAGTCGACGAGACGGGGCGTCGACTGAGCAAATTCGCCCGCCAGTGTGGTCTGCCGTTCAAGTTCCACGGCATCGCAGCCAAGTGGGAGACGGTACGTGCCGATGACCTCGACATTGACGCCGACGAGGTGCTCGTCGTCAACAGCATCAACAAGTTTGAGAACCTGATGGATGAGGCTGGCATTGACGACGACATACACCGCCCGAGCCCTAGGGACGTGGTGCTTCGTAACATCCGGAAGATGATgaggccgccggcggcggcggcggacgtgTTCATCCACTCCGTCGTCAATTGCTCGTACGCCACGCCATTCTTCGTAGCACGGTTCCGAGAGGCGCTGTTCCACTACTCGGCCATGTTTGACATGCTGGATGCGACGGTGTCGCGGGACAGTGACCTGCGCGTGGCGGTGGAGCGTGACCTCGTCGGCTGGTGCGCCCTGAATGTCGTCGCCTGTGAAGGAGCCGACAGGGTGGAGCGGCCGGAGACGTATCGGCAGTGGCAGGCGCGGAACCGCAAGGCAGGGCTCAGGCAGCTGCCGTTTTTCCCGAATGCTGAGAAGATCCTGAGGGAGAAGATGAGGAACGAGTACCACAAGGACTTCGTCATTGACGTTGAAAACAATTGGCTTCTACAAGGCTGGAAGGGTCGCATACTTTATGCCATGTCCACGTGGGCTGCTGCAGATGACAACACTATCTCATCAGAATTGTAG
- the LOC8076377 gene encoding scarecrow-like protein 34, which yields MAATPEDVADPEPFSPSLFLDLPPTPHPHHPDGEGDGEDDLQVLPFISRMLMEEEGTDDDAILYQEYPDHHPALLRAKQPFAQILSAPAAATDSVSGPVTTNSAFDAFADATWPYDPVELSELLFSRTRSGTGVGVHGFTGGADAANSFSSPGPGVGQGSASACGQARAFFNAGDTATIQSSSIGDGGVAVTMDMLNQAFLKGMEEANKFLPTTTTTIFGPDATSREHLPISSVVDYGRVSGRGCKNRHNWDDDDDDTGRRSNKLLAPEPEKNGEQVDAVFVQGYEMAIEKMHGLSISNDNNNNGKAKRKSASQGDEAVDLRTLLTHCAEAVSTGDRRSATELLRQIRQRSSPRGDASQRLAHCFAEALEARLAGTGALVAARRTSGSGGVDFLRAYKLYLEVCSFKMIAFKFAHIAICKAINITGRKKVHIVEYGDHHGLHWPPLLEAWSKDRDGGPPEVRITSIDCPQPGFRPAARIEETGRRLSDFARRRGVPFRFRSVVASKWETVCADDLDIEPDDDDDEVLVVNGLFHFGRLMDEGVDIDNTSPRDMVLRNIQKMRPDVFILCVENSSYNAPFFVTRFREALFYYSAMFDMMETTTPRRDSEERLLVEQDILGACVLNAIACEGSERVERPETYKQWQVRGHRAGLKQLPLNPNTVKYLTRKVKDGYHKDFVVDVDQQWLLQGWKGRILYAMSTWVADHTQLSQS from the coding sequence ATGGCCGCAACGCCGGAGGATGTCGCGGACCCGGAGCCCTTCTCCCCCTCGCTCTTCCTCGACCTGCCTCCGACGCCCCATCCCCACCACCCCGACGGCGAAGGAGACGGCGAGGACGACCTGCAGGTGCTCCCGTTCATCAGCCGCATGCTCATGGAAGAGGAGGGCACCGACGACGACGCCATCTTGTACCAGGAGTACCCCGACCACCACCCTGCGCTCCTCCGTGCGAAGCAGCCCTTCGCCCAGATCCTCTCGGCTCCCGCGGCCGCCACCGACTCTGTTTCCGGCCCCGTCACCACCAACTCTGCTTTCGACGCATTCGCCGACGCCACCTGGCCCTATGATCCAGTCGAGCTCTCCGAGCTGCTCTTTTCTAGGACACGCTCCGGCACGGGAGTCGGAGTCCATGGCTTCACCGGCGGCGCTGATGCTGCCAACTCCTTTTCCTCGCCGGGACCAGGAGTGGGACAAGGCAGCGCCAGTGCATGCGGCCAGGCCCGCGCGTTCTTCAATGCCGGCGACACCGCCACCATCCAGAGCTCGAGCATCGGAGACGGCGGGGTGGCGGTTACCATGGACATGCTCAACCAGGCGTTCCTCAAGGGAATGGAGGAGGCCAACAAGTTCttgcccaccaccaccaccaccattttTGGACCCGACGCCACCTCCAGAGAGCACCTACCCATCAGTAGTGTGGTGGATTATGGCAGAGTCAGCGGCAGAGGCTGCAAGAACCGGCACAActgggacgacgacgacgacgacaccggCAGGAGGAGCAACAAGCTGCTGGCACCTGAGCCGGAGAAGAACGGCGAGCAGGTCGACGCCGTGTTCGTCCAAGGATACGAGATGGCCATTGAGAAGATGCACGGCCTGAGCATCAGCAACGACAACAACAACAACGGGAAAGCGAAGAGGAAGTCAGCATCACAGGGCGACGAGGCGGTGGACCTGCGCACCCTGCTCACCCACTGCGCGGAGGCCGTGTCCACGGGCGACCGCCGCAGCGCGACCGAGCTGCTCCGGCAGATCAGGCAGCGGTCCTCCCCTAGGGGAGACGCCTCGCAGAGGCTGGCGCACTGTTTCGCCGAGGCGCTCGAGGCGCGGCTCGCCGGCACGGGGGCGCTCGTGGCGGCGAGGCGCACCTCCGGATCCGGTGGTGTGGACTTCCTCAGGGCCTACAAGCTGTACCTGGAGGTTTGCTCCTTCAAGATGATCGCCTTCAAGTTCGCCCACATCGCCATCTGCAAGGCCATTAATATTACAGGGAGGAAGAAGGTGCACATCGTGGAGTACGGCGACCATCACGGCCTCCACTGGCCACCTTTGCTGGAGGCCTGGTCCAAGGATCGGGACGGCGGGCCGCCTGAGGTGAGGATCACGAGCATCGACTGCCCGCAGCCTGGTTTtcgtccggcagctcggatcgaGGAGACCGGGCGGCGGCTCAGCGACTTCGCTCGCCGGCGTGGGGTTCCGTTCAGGTTCCGCAGCGTCGTCGCGTCCAAGTGGGAGACGGTTTGCGCCGACGACTTGGACATTGagcccgacgacgacgacgacgaggtgcTCGTCGTCAATGGCTTGTTCCATTTCGGGAGATTGATGGACGAGGGCGTGGACATTGACAACACAAGCCCTAGGGACATGGTTCTCCGCAACATCCAGAAGATGCGTCCTGATGTGTTCATCCTCTGCGTCGAGAACAGCTCCTACAATGCGCCCTTCTTCGTGACACGGTTCAGGGAGGCGCTgttctactactcggcaatgtTCGACATGATGGAGACGACGACCCCGCGGCGGGACAGCGAGGAGCGACTGCTGGTTGAGCAGGACATCCTGGGGGCTTGTGTGCTGAACGCCATTGCTTGCGAGGGCTCTGAAAGGGTGGAGCGTCCTGAGACGTATAAGCAATGGCAGGTGCGAGGCCACCGGGCAGGACTGAAGCAGCTGCCCCTGAATCCTAATACGGTCAAGTATCTGACTAGGAAGGTGAAGGATGGCTACCACAAGGACTTTGTGGTTGATGTCGATCAACAATGGCTTCTGCAAGGGTGGAAGGGACGTATCCTCTATGCCATGTCCACATGGGTTGCAGATCATACTCAGCTCTCCCAGAGCTAA